GCTCAGAATATTTATCTAGAATATTTTGGTTTATATTATCTCCTATGCATTTGATTAGATTCCTAATACATAAGAAATAAACTAAATCCTATAAACATCAATAATAGAGAAGGTAAAGTTAATGGCAGGCGTTGTATTAAAAAAAATAACAAAAGCATTTGGTAATGTTGTTGTTCAAAAAGATATTGACTTAGAAATTGTTGATGGTGAATTTATAGCCTTTGTTGGCCCATCTGGCTGTGGTAAAACAACACTACTACGTATGATTGCTGGATTAGAAGATATTACATCCGGTGACCTCTATATCGATGGCGAACGTGTTAATGACACACCTCCATCAAAACGCTCTATCAGCATGGTATTTCAATCCTATGCACTTTATCCTCACTTAAACCTTAAGGACAACATGACCTTTGGTTTACGTTTAGCGAAAACACCAGAAGCTGAAATTCAAGAGCGTGTTGACTATGCCTCTTCAATTTTACAACTTGGTTCTCAGCTACATAAAAAACCAAAAGAGTTATCAGGTGGTCAACAACAACGTGTGGCAATTGGTCGTACGCTAGTAAACCGTCCAAAAGTATTGCTATTTGATGAGCCACTATCAAATCTTGATGCATCACTACGTGTACAAATGCGTATTGAAATTACCAAACTGCACAAACGTCTAAATTCAACTATGGTTTATGTTACACATGATCAGGTTGAAGCGATGACAATGGCTGACCGTATCGTAGTACTAGAAGGTGGTCGAGTGGCACAACTTGGTACACCTCTTGAGTTATACCATAATCCTGAAAATCGTTTTGTAGCAGGCTTTATCGGTTCACCAAAAATGAACTTTGTAAATGCACGAGTTCAAGAGTTAAATGATGAAGGCGTTGTAGTTCAATTAGCTGATAAATCACTAATCACGGTACAAGTTGAGCACGATACATTAAAAATTGGTGATCCCGTTTCAGTTGGTATTCGCCCTGAGCATATTGATACATCATGCTCTGTTCAATGTGGTGATGGAAGCAAAAAAGATTGTCTCGTTGGTGAAATCCAAGTACTTGAGCAATTAGGCCATGAAACACAAATTTATGTAGAAGCTAAAGGCATTGAAAGTGACTTAATCATTCGTTACTTTGATGTTGCTAAAGTGGCTCTAGGCGAAGAGATTGCGTTTAAATTCCCAGCTCATCGTTGCCACCTATTTAAAGAAGATGGCACAGCATGCCGTCGTACCTTTAAAGAAATCGGTAGCCTTTAAATAGTAATGATGCTTTAACCACCAAAAAGGAGCCTTAAGGCTCCTTTTTGGTTATAGCAATTCATTTAAATAACAAAGCTCAACAAAACCATAGTCAAAAAAATTCTGCTTTAATGCAGCCAAATTCTCTTTTTCAGTTTCACTATATTCCTTTGTATAATAAGCACGATACCCAGTCACGGAGTTACTCTCCGTTTGCTTGCCCAATAATTGATTAACACGATTTGCCACCGCAACACCAGGATCGACCAACTGAACCTGCCGTTCAAAACAACCTGCAATTTCCTCTTTTAACAATGGAAAATGAGTGCAACCGAGTACAATTACATCTGGTTTTTCACACAGCGTTAGCCACGGCTCAAATATTTTTTGTAAGTTGGCTTGATCAACCACTATGCCACGCAACTTTTGCTCTGCCATTTTGACCAAAGCGGTTGAGCCTATTTTCAATACAGTTAAATTGGGGGCAAATTCATCGATCAGTAATTTGGTATATTCTCGATTGATAGTTGCAGGTGTTGCAAGTAAACCGATCACCCCATTTTTTGTTAACTGTGCTGCAGGTTTAATGGCAGGGACAACACCAACAATAGGAATAGTAAAATGCGCTCTTAATACTTGTAATGCGACAGTACTAGCAGAATTGCAAGCGATAACGATTAAATCAATAGCATGCTTTTCAACAACCGCTAATAACAGTTCAGTTAAGCGCTTAATGAGAAAATCATCCTCTAACTCACCATAGGGGAAGTAAGCATTGTCAAATAAGTAGAGGCAATCGACTTGGCTATTAAGACGTGTTATTTGTTCAAATATGGATAAACCACCAACACCTGAATCGAAAATTAAAATCTGTTTTGCTTGCTTCATGAAATTGCCACTATTTTACCCTGTGAAATAAATTATCTGAATTTATCTGGTCAACTTAGTATCGCTACTTTAAAATTCGCACATTATACAATAATTAAGAGGTTTAAATGAATCTGCAATTTGTCGATCCAGATAATTATGAACAGCAGTTAGCTGCCAAAGAAACACAATTTAACCATCAATTTGCAACATTCAAACTGCCTCCTCTAGAGTCGTTCCCCTCTCCAGTCATCAATTACCGTATGCGTTCAGAATTTCGTGTCTGGCATGAAGGAGATGACCTTTTTTATATTATGTTCGACCAAGCAACTAAAGCGAAGATTAGAGTTGATCAATTCCCCCCAGCCAGCGCGCTAATAAATCAACTTATGCCACAATTAATTGCGGCACTAAAAAGCAATACGATATTACGCTACAAACTATTTCAAGTGGATTTTATCTCTAGCTTAAGTGGCCAAATCGTGATTAGCCTGCTATATCATAAACCGTTAGATGAACAGTGGGTAGCACAAGCAACACAACTTAAAACATCACTATCAGCGCATTTCGACATTAACGTTATTGGACGTGCTAAAAAGCAAAAAATTGTATTAGATCAAGACTATGTATTAGAAGAGTTAGAGGTTGATGGAGAAAAATTATGCTATCAACAAATCGAAAATAGCTTTACTCAACCGAATGCTCAAGTCGCGATAAAAATGCTGGAGTGGGCGATTGATTGCACCCGGAATAGTGAAGGTGATCTACTTGAACTATACTGCGGTAATGGCAATTTCTCACTTGCACTGGCAAAAAACTTTAACAAAGTGCTAGCAACCGAAATAGCTAAACCCTCTGTTCATTCTGCACAGTTCAATATTGCCAAAAATAACATTGATAATGTCACTATTATTCGCATGTCTGCTGAAGAGTTTACACAGGCTATTAATGGAGAGCGTGAGTTTAATCGTTTACAGGGTATTAATTTACAAGATTATCAATGCAATACCATTTTTGTCGATCCTCCTAGATCGGGTCTTGATGATGAAACGGTAAAAATGGTACAAAAGTATGACAATATTTTATATATCAGCTGCAACCCTGATACCTTATATAATAATTTGCTCGTATTTAATGAAACCCATGAAATTAAGCGTTTTGCGCTCTTTGATCAATTTCCATATACACACCATAGCGAAGCGGGTGTCTATCTAGTAAGACGCTAGCCTTTATTGGACTTTGATATAGGAGCCAATAATTGTCAGCGAATATTGCTTACTGATTATATCAAAGGCGTGGGCGACATTATCGTCGAGTTGATGGCCGTCCACATCAATAAAAAAGTGGTATTTTCCAAATTGGGACTTGGTCGGACGTGACATGATCGATGTTAAGTTTACTTTTTGCTGAGAAAATGCATTGACGATATTGCCCAATACACCCGGACAATCCTTATCATTTTTCACAACAACGGTGGTTTTATAATTGGCATCGAAAACACGTGCCTGCGCTTGATGGCTAATCACTAAAAAGCGTGTCTGATTATTCTCATAATTAGTCACATTTTCCTTCATCAAACAGTTACTATCAGCAAGTTCTAATGCATGCTTAGGAATAATAGCTCCAGCTCCTTGACCTTGCTGCTTAGCGCGCATTAACGACTCTATATTACTCTGTGTATTATGGATTTTAATATTTGCTAACTTATTAATAAACTCAGAGCACTGTCCATGCGCAACAAACTGTACATAAAATCTGTTAATTGCGAAAAATCTTTGCAATAACCAACAAAGGAGAATTGAATCGGTAATAGTAATTCAGCAATAACAATTAAATGCGTATCGATGAGGCGTTCTAAAACAACTTGTACATACCCTTCAGATAAGTTCTCAATCGGCAATACCCCACACTCACACTCTTTGCCAATGGCATCAAAGGTCTCACTTAGCGTCGGATAATATTGAATATCATAATGTTTATCTTGGCTACGCAAGTATTGCTGTGTGGCTAAATCTGAAAATGTTTCTTTAGGGCCAAGCGTTGCTATTTTAGGCATGAGCCACCGAACTATGGATAAGTAGGGAAAATAAAAAGGTGAGCTTATTGCTCACCTTAATTATATTAGTTAAATCATATGCGATTGTAATTTTTTAAGTGCATTTGCTTCAAGTTGACGCACACGCTCCGCGGATATTTCATAACGTGCAGCAAGATCATGTAGTGTTGCTTTAGAATCATCTAACCAACGGCTATTAATTATATCTTGGCTGCGCTCATCCAACATAGATAACGCGGCATAAAGCTTATTTTTTTGCGACTTTTCAGTGTACTCTTTCTCAACAACAACCGCGACATCAGCACTCTTATCTTCAAGGTATTGGACAGGAGAAAAATTACCGTCTTCATCATCGCTAGCACTTAAATCAAAGGATTGATCCTGTGCATTCAAACGAGATTCCATTTCTAATACATCTTTGGTACTAACATTCAAATTTTCTGCAACTGTTTCAACTTCATCTTGGCTTAACCAACCCAAACGTTTCTTTGCTTTGCGAAGATTAAAGAAGAGTTTACGTTGTGCTTTAGTGGTTGCTACTTTAACCACGCGCCAATTACGAATAACATATTCATGAATTTCAGCTTTTATCCAGTGCACAGCAAAGGAGACGAGACGAACGCCAATAGATGGGTCAAAACGTCTTACAGCTTTCATTAAGCCAATATTACCTTCTTGAATTAAATCAGCTTGAGGTAAGCCATACCCAGCATAACTTTTAGCAATATAAGCAACGAAGCGTAAATGAGACATGACTAATTTTTTAGCCGCATCCAAGTCCCCCTCATTAAATAAGCGTTCAGCCAACTCTTTTTCCTCTTCTGCACTAAGCATTGGAAACTGGTTAACCGATTGAACATAGGCGCCAATACTTCCCTGAGGAACTAAACTCATTGAATTTATTGTATTACTCATGTGTTTCCTTATTGATATATATAGCTAATATAACGATACCATTGCCGTGATAGAGCGTTAACGCAGTGATTATATAACCTCAATTTAGGATAAGCAAATCTATACCCATCTTAGGTCTGAAGCTTTATCAGGCGCTAACTAGCAAGCCTGACATTATGATACGTATTATTACGTAAAAAGCGCTTTAAATGACGAGAGAGCCAATATTCAGCTAATGTCTGATCTTTAATAATACTGCGGATATAGATATTGTTAATTTCTATATCGAGGTTGTCTACCACAGTAAATGTCGTATAGCCAATTACCACGCCATCTAAACGAATAATTAATAATTCACTGGCAATACCAATGTTGATTAATTCACAACGTTGCTCAATGGAGGTTTCATTGATTAGGGTCTGGCATAATGGCGAAAAAAGAGAGGTAGCGGTAATATCGATAATTTTGTTCATAAGAAGCCCAATACCAAATCCTATAGTTATCTACTCATTAATGCTGGTGAAAATGAATACTCGCTTGTAGTGAAACCCCGTTTCACTCTTGTTATTTATACCAAGAGGAGTAAATAGCTGATCTATTTTGCTGGTTAAAATAACTTACTTTTTTGTTGTAAGTTTCGTAAAGGGAGCACCATTTACGTCAACTCACGCCTCAAATTAAGCCATTTTTCCTGCGCAAAATTTAGATCACATATTTAATCCGATTGCTATTATTTTGCAATTAGAAGAATTAATTAGTGAAATCAATGTTCGCTCACATATTACAGGCAATAAAAAAGAGATCAAGCTTGATCTCTTTTTATTATTTACCAAAACTACGTTAGCAACAATCGCTTACTTAGGCTCTATTTTTACCAAATATTGTTTCACAGAAATAAAGGAAGCAATAAAGCCAAGGAAGGTAGAGACACCGATTAAAATAGCCACTTCTTCTATATTCATTGCTAAGATCTGGAAATCTACCTTATATAGGCCCATCAAGCTTCCAGCACTAGATTGTAACCATTGCACTAAGCCAAATGTTAATAACCAGGCAATGACGCCACCTAGGCAACCAAACCAAGCGCCAACATACAAAAATGGACGTTGGATAAAGCTGTTTGTCGCCCCCACTAACTTCAATACTTCGATTTCAGCACGCTGATTTAAAATATTTAAACGAATCGTATTACTGATAATTAAT
This window of the Psychromonas sp. MME1 genome carries:
- the malK gene encoding maltose/maltodextrin ABC transporter ATP-binding protein MalK, which encodes MAGVVLKKITKAFGNVVVQKDIDLEIVDGEFIAFVGPSGCGKTTLLRMIAGLEDITSGDLYIDGERVNDTPPSKRSISMVFQSYALYPHLNLKDNMTFGLRLAKTPEAEIQERVDYASSILQLGSQLHKKPKELSGGQQQRVAIGRTLVNRPKVLLFDEPLSNLDASLRVQMRIEITKLHKRLNSTMVYVTHDQVEAMTMADRIVVLEGGRVAQLGTPLELYHNPENRFVAGFIGSPKMNFVNARVQELNDEGVVVQLADKSLITVQVEHDTLKIGDPVSVGIRPEHIDTSCSVQCGDGSKKDCLVGEIQVLEQLGHETQIYVEAKGIESDLIIRYFDVAKVALGEEIAFKFPAHRCHLFKEDGTACRRTFKEIGSL
- the murI gene encoding glutamate racemase, coding for MKQAKQILIFDSGVGGLSIFEQITRLNSQVDCLYLFDNAYFPYGELEDDFLIKRLTELLLAVVEKHAIDLIVIACNSASTVALQVLRAHFTIPIVGVVPAIKPAAQLTKNGVIGLLATPATINREYTKLLIDEFAPNLTVLKIGSTALVKMAEQKLRGIVVDQANLQKIFEPWLTLCEKPDVIVLGCTHFPLLKEEIAGCFERQVQLVDPGVAVANRVNQLLGKQTESNSVTGYRAYYTKEYSETEKENLAALKQNFFDYGFVELCYLNELL
- the trmA gene encoding tRNA (uridine(54)-C5)-methyltransferase TrmA, producing MNLQFVDPDNYEQQLAAKETQFNHQFATFKLPPLESFPSPVINYRMRSEFRVWHEGDDLFYIMFDQATKAKIRVDQFPPASALINQLMPQLIAALKSNTILRYKLFQVDFISSLSGQIVISLLYHKPLDEQWVAQATQLKTSLSAHFDINVIGRAKKQKIVLDQDYVLEELEVDGEKLCYQQIENSFTQPNAQVAIKMLEWAIDCTRNSEGDLLELYCGNGNFSLALAKNFNKVLATEIAKPSVHSAQFNIAKNNIDNVTIIRMSAEEFTQAINGEREFNRLQGINLQDYQCNTIFVDPPRSGLDDETVKMVQKYDNILYISCNPDTLYNNLLVFNETHEIKRFALFDQFPYTHHSEAGVYLVRR
- a CDS encoding prephenate dehydratase domain-containing protein, giving the protein MQRFFAINRFYVQFVAHGQCSEFINKLANIKIHNTQSNIESLMRAKQQGQGAGAIIPKHALELADSNCLMKENVTNYENNQTRFLVISHQAQARVFDANYKTTVVVKNDKDCPGVLGNIVNAFSQQKVNLTSIMSRPTKSQFGKYHFFIDVDGHQLDDNVAHAFDIISKQYSLTIIGSYIKVQ
- a CDS encoding prephenate dehydratase domain-containing protein, whose amino-acid sequence is MPKIATLGPKETFSDLATQQYLRSQDKHYDIQYYPTLSETFDAIGKECECGVLPIENLSEGYVQVVLERLIDTHLIVIAELLLPIQFSFVGYCKDFSQLTDFMYSLLRMDSALSLLIS
- the rpoH gene encoding RNA polymerase sigma factor RpoH, coding for MSNTINSMSLVPQGSIGAYVQSVNQFPMLSAEEEKELAERLFNEGDLDAAKKLVMSHLRFVAYIAKSYAGYGLPQADLIQEGNIGLMKAVRRFDPSIGVRLVSFAVHWIKAEIHEYVIRNWRVVKVATTKAQRKLFFNLRKAKKRLGWLSQDEVETVAENLNVSTKDVLEMESRLNAQDQSFDLSASDDEDGNFSPVQYLEDKSADVAVVVEKEYTEKSQKNKLYAALSMLDERSQDIINSRWLDDSKATLHDLAARYEISAERVRQLEANALKKLQSHMI